The following proteins are encoded in a genomic region of Vibrio spartinae:
- a CDS encoding sugar kinase, producing MKHIAIIGECMIELNGKPFGPMQQTFGGDTLNAAVYLCRGCAANVEPERIQVSYVTALGRDPLSQGMISRWQQEGLDTELVLCDEQRSPGLYLIQLDEQGERTFLYWRNQSAARYLMQHPDIDQIKTALTDVDMVFLSGITLAILPEQDRMELLNLLAKLRQQGVEIAFDSNFRPALWPDDHHVTVKTIYEAMYRLTGLALVTFDDEQQLWGDPTPTHTLNRLKKLGVQHCVVKIGADGCLVQGDDTSAHTVATTPVAQVIDTTSAGDSFNGGFLSAYLAGYGLIESCQRGNQLAGTVIQHRGAIIDPIYTQAALLSQ from the coding sequence ATGAAACATATCGCCATTATCGGTGAATGTATGATTGAGTTGAATGGCAAACCGTTCGGCCCGATGCAACAAACTTTTGGCGGTGATACCCTCAACGCAGCCGTTTATCTTTGCCGGGGTTGCGCTGCCAATGTTGAACCGGAGAGGATTCAAGTCTCCTACGTTACGGCTTTGGGTCGCGATCCGCTTAGCCAAGGTATGATCTCGCGTTGGCAACAAGAAGGACTCGATACCGAATTGGTATTGTGTGATGAACAACGCTCCCCGGGGCTGTATTTAATCCAGCTCGATGAGCAGGGTGAACGCACATTCTTGTACTGGCGGAATCAATCGGCAGCGCGCTATTTGATGCAACATCCGGATATTGACCAGATCAAAACGGCGCTGACCGATGTCGATATGGTCTTCCTCAGCGGTATTACCCTCGCCATTTTGCCTGAGCAAGATCGGATGGAATTACTGAACCTGTTGGCGAAACTGCGTCAACAAGGCGTAGAAATCGCATTTGACAGCAATTTCCGCCCGGCACTTTGGCCCGATGATCATCATGTCACCGTGAAAACCATCTATGAGGCCATGTATCGGCTCACCGGTTTAGCCTTGGTGACGTTTGATGACGAACAGCAACTGTGGGGCGATCCCACACCGACACACACGCTGAATCGCTTGAAAAAGCTTGGGGTGCAGCACTGCGTGGTTAAAATTGGGGCAGATGGATGTCTCGTCCAAGGGGATGACACATCGGCTCACACCGTGGCCACCACGCCGGTTGCACAGGTCATTGATACCACCTCGGCCGGTGACTCATTCAATGGCGGTTTTTTGTCTGCCTACTTAGCCGGATACGGACTGATTGAATCGTGCCAACGCGGCAATCAACTCGCGGGGACAGTCATTCAACATCGCGGTGCGATTATCGATCCTATCTATACTCAGGCTGCGCTACTCTCTCAATAA
- a CDS encoding bifunctional 4-hydroxy-2-oxoglutarate aldolase/2-dehydro-3-deoxy-phosphogluconate aldolase, with product MSDIKQQIKAIKIIPVIAIDKAEDIIPLGKVLVENGLPAAEITFRSDAAAQAIRLLRESQPDMLIGAGTVLNRDQVIAAKEAGATFIVSPGFNPNTVRACQELGIEIIPGINNPSVVEAALEMGITTMKFFPAEPSGGISMVKSLLAPYTSLELMPTGGIKPSNVKDYLDIPRVIGCGGTWMVEKSLIENGDWEELARLTREAVALIQD from the coding sequence ATGTCTGACATTAAACAGCAAATCAAAGCAATCAAAATCATTCCTGTGATTGCGATCGACAAAGCCGAGGACATTATTCCTCTGGGTAAAGTATTAGTTGAAAACGGCCTGCCCGCAGCAGAAATCACCTTCCGTTCTGACGCAGCCGCGCAAGCCATTCGCCTGCTGCGTGAATCACAACCGGACATGCTTATCGGGGCAGGCACAGTGCTTAACCGGGATCAGGTCATTGCCGCCAAAGAAGCAGGTGCGACATTTATTGTTTCTCCCGGTTTTAACCCCAATACGGTCCGAGCCTGCCAAGAGCTGGGAATTGAAATCATTCCGGGCATCAACAATCCGAGTGTCGTTGAAGCCGCGCTTGAAATGGGCATCACCACCATGAAATTCTTCCCGGCAGAACCATCGGGCGGTATCAGTATGGTTAAATCTTTGCTTGCCCCATATACCAGTCTGGAGCTGATGCCGACCGGCGGGATTAAGCCATCCAACGTCAAAGATTACCTCGATATCCCTCGCGTGATTGGCTGTGGCGGAACTTGGATGGTCGAAAAATCACTGATTGAAAATGGCGACTGGGAAGAACTCGCCCGTCTCACTCGTGAAGCCGTCGCTTTGATTCAAGACTAA
- a CDS encoding asparagine synthase family protein gives METGFSLIKKPGTNIENRIETSFNCNVIPISDGILCVGKKDKYSQYNEENTIHLIGDIHNLDFINELISNLCSNANNAEPAHIIMIMIKQLGIQSLSLLEGDFCVIIENKNSTYQVITNPFGMNPVSIISSHDNHSLWITNNLKVFASVEGDKAIHFKNPNLVCVDGPRQNNYSPIHNAIKLKPASINEISFDRKGYFYNKVSDLLFCSNHCETNFDEDLLLQIIDKYIQSPISDSYNKYKKVGIPLSGGLDSSLVTLLASEQFDNIYTYSIGTESFNEFPYAEIVSECLHTHHENKILDEKDIINGVIESIYYNEIFDGLSAEIQSGLFNVYKMANKNSELLLTGYGSDLLFGGVINPSSQHDPNQELSQLVYRTQWTSEFSTLGPRELGIDIRHPFWTRRLMSLCENMNHKLKIRDNENKYILRKYVDSFKKLPDEIVWRKKIGIHEGSAVNQSFANTLGVNVNNYYEKNLFTYKMYQSLILGRINIHDYNLDEIKKIITE, from the coding sequence ATGGAAACAGGATTTTCTTTAATCAAAAAACCCGGAACAAATATAGAAAATAGAATAGAAACATCTTTTAATTGCAATGTAATACCTATCTCTGATGGAATATTGTGTGTAGGAAAAAAAGACAAGTACAGCCAGTACAATGAAGAAAATACTATTCATTTGATTGGCGATATACATAATTTAGATTTTATTAATGAACTTATATCAAACTTGTGTTCAAATGCGAACAATGCAGAACCTGCTCATATCATCATGATCATGATAAAGCAATTAGGTATTCAATCGTTGTCTTTACTTGAGGGCGATTTCTGTGTCATTATAGAGAATAAAAACTCAACGTACCAAGTAATTACTAACCCATTTGGAATGAATCCTGTAAGTATTATTTCATCTCACGATAATCATTCATTATGGATTACAAACAACCTAAAAGTATTTGCAAGTGTTGAGGGCGATAAAGCTATTCATTTCAAAAACCCGAACTTAGTTTGTGTCGATGGACCAAGACAAAATAACTATTCTCCGATTCATAATGCGATTAAACTAAAACCTGCCAGTATCAATGAAATATCTTTTGATCGCAAAGGATACTTTTATAATAAAGTTTCAGATCTACTTTTTTGTAGCAATCATTGTGAAACAAATTTTGATGAAGATCTACTTCTTCAAATCATTGATAAATACATACAATCACCGATCAGTGATTCGTACAACAAGTATAAAAAGGTCGGCATCCCTCTTTCTGGCGGACTTGATTCCAGTCTTGTTACGCTCTTAGCAAGTGAGCAGTTTGACAATATTTATACCTATTCAATTGGTACAGAGTCCTTCAATGAATTTCCATATGCAGAAATCGTTTCCGAGTGTCTACATACCCACCATGAAAATAAAATATTAGATGAGAAAGATATTATCAATGGTGTCATTGAATCTATTTACTACAATGAAATTTTTGACGGGCTCTCTGCAGAAATTCAATCTGGTTTATTTAATGTCTACAAAATGGCAAATAAAAACTCAGAACTGCTATTGACTGGTTATGGTTCAGATTTATTGTTTGGTGGTGTAATTAACCCGAGTAGTCAGCATGATCCAAACCAAGAGTTGAGCCAATTAGTCTATAGAACACAGTGGACTTCTGAATTCTCAACGCTTGGCCCTCGTGAACTCGGCATTGATATCAGACATCCTTTCTGGACAAGACGGTTAATGTCATTGTGTGAAAACATGAATCACAAATTAAAAATCAGAGACAATGAAAATAAATATATTCTCAGAAAATATGTTGATTCATTCAAAAAATTACCCGATGAAATCGTTTGGCGAAAAAAAATCGGCATCCATGAGGGATCGGCTGTTAACCAATCGTTTGCCAATACACTCGGTGTGAATGTTAATAATTACTATGAGAAGAATTTATTTACTTACAAGATGTATCAGTCATTAATATTAGGCCGAATCAATATTCATGATTACAACTTAGATGAAATTAAAAAAATAATTACGGAGTAA
- a CDS encoding enoyl-CoA hydratase/isomerase family protein: protein MTIKTSDINSVRVITLNHKSIHNPFSEALEDAVKAALVEADHDTNVSAIVVHGGDHRSFSAGGDFNEVRNLKGGAEVDRWIDRVIDLYQTVLNVKKPTVAAIDGYAIGMGFQFAMMFDTRIISSTGKFIMPELKHGIGCSLGAQILSHCIGYNAMKSIVYSCDELDAIEATQLHLADAMTQPEQLLSTAISEAQKLSTYPTPSFQSTKKVMNHGYFELLETARKESKEVHRLSFGAGDAQKHFNRVLKTTSEIGV, encoded by the coding sequence ATGACAATTAAAACATCTGATATCAATTCTGTCAGAGTGATTACACTCAATCATAAAAGTATTCATAACCCATTTAGTGAAGCGCTTGAAGATGCAGTGAAAGCCGCTTTAGTTGAAGCAGATCATGATACCAATGTCAGTGCTATCGTAGTTCATGGTGGTGATCATCGTTCTTTCAGCGCCGGCGGTGACTTTAATGAAGTCCGCAATCTAAAAGGCGGGGCTGAAGTTGATCGCTGGATAGATAGAGTGATTGACTTGTATCAAACCGTACTCAATGTCAAAAAACCAACGGTTGCAGCAATCGATGGGTATGCAATTGGGATGGGATTTCAATTCGCCATGATGTTTGATACCCGGATTATATCATCCACCGGTAAATTCATTATGCCTGAATTAAAACACGGGATTGGTTGTTCTTTGGGCGCTCAAATACTATCACACTGCATTGGCTATAACGCGATGAAGTCTATTGTTTACAGTTGTGATGAGTTGGATGCAATCGAAGCGACTCAGCTTCACCTCGCTGATGCAATGACACAACCAGAACAACTTTTATCAACCGCGATAAGCGAAGCACAAAAATTGTCGACTTACCCAACGCCATCTTTCCAATCGACGAAAAAAGTAATGAATCATGGCTACTTTGAGCTTTTGGAAACCGCGAGAAAAGAATCGAAAGAAGTTCACCGACTTTCGTTTGGTGCCGGAGATGCACAGAAACATTTTAACCGAGTATTAAAAACAACGTCAGAAATAGGAGTATAA
- a CDS encoding TauD/TfdA dioxygenase family protein gives MDYEPIMSTSFGAQMTEEGFRQSTPEEIKQLLREKGFLVVQDIKLDANDFRDFYTTYGEIVEYSEERIGVGFGYVDTLKLDGEKGKIVTGRGQLPLHADGGLLLTAVDHVFLYSNTIENMKFRGATTVVDHVLANQEMPSHLKDILENETFQARVLEKGYYADVSPEDWFDVPVFTDLGWIKKMLIYFPFHDGQPASWESRIVGFSQEENDKFFRELEAFYKQDRYYYKHYWKSNELLIMDNRRVIHEREEFQDDNIVRRLYRGQTSEAKEPAELSA, from the coding sequence ATGGATTATGAACCAATCATGAGCACCAGCTTTGGTGCACAGATGACCGAAGAAGGCTTTAGGCAATCAACACCTGAAGAAATCAAACAGCTCTTAAGAGAAAAAGGATTCTTGGTTGTTCAAGACATTAAACTTGATGCTAATGATTTCCGGGATTTTTATACCACTTATGGTGAAATTGTTGAGTATTCGGAAGAGCGAATCGGGGTTGGATTTGGTTATGTCGATACACTCAAACTCGATGGTGAGAAAGGAAAAATTGTCACCGGTCGTGGACAATTACCACTCCATGCGGATGGTGGATTATTACTCACGGCAGTGGACCATGTTTTTCTTTATTCGAACACCATCGAAAACATGAAATTCAGAGGTGCGACAACTGTTGTCGATCATGTTCTTGCAAACCAAGAAATGCCGAGTCATCTGAAAGATATACTTGAAAATGAAACATTCCAAGCGCGTGTTTTAGAAAAAGGGTATTACGCTGATGTTTCCCCGGAAGATTGGTTTGATGTGCCAGTTTTTACAGATTTAGGCTGGATTAAAAAAATGCTGATCTATTTTCCATTCCATGACGGCCAGCCAGCAAGCTGGGAATCCAGAATCGTTGGTTTTTCACAGGAAGAAAATGACAAGTTCTTCAGAGAACTTGAAGCGTTCTACAAGCAAGACCGATATTATTACAAGCATTATTGGAAAAGTAATGAGCTTCTCATTATGGATAACCGAAGAGTGATTCACGAAAGAGAAGAATTTCAGGATGACAATATAGTTCGACGTCTATATCGTGGCCAAACATCTGAAGCGAAAGAACCAGCTGAATTATCTGCTTAA
- a CDS encoding proline dehydrogenase family protein, with protein sequence MYYRHSNLELIFKYFSSVILSNRYIGMIFVKLFKWLITKGVRSKFHKIIYKIYFGGENINEAIHTSDKLSRDGTASLLDYAVEGIDHSSGFQAALDNTIRLIKLSSHNKHLPFVVIKPSSIGSSLIYQKISQQQCLSTSEINDWNQIKQRYEDIFQFASQHHVKVMVDAEQSWIQPAVDELVIQSMKRYNTTQTVIYLTIQCYLKDKLTFLQHCYQESIQHHFKAGIKLVRGAYLEDERRHCTDITEFPIFSTKEETDNNYSSAIEFIANNIKNFSPFFATHNNESIDKIVQYSVLSHAWSGQLYGLSDHLTLRLQQYGFKTSKYVPYGPMESSLPYLLRRIEENSISTQSFIEEQETIRKEIKNRLFHRKPPSKLDQLDNKR encoded by the coding sequence ATGTATTATCGACACTCAAACTTAGAATTGATATTTAAATATTTTTCATCTGTTATTTTATCTAATAGATACATTGGAATGATATTTGTAAAATTATTTAAATGGTTAATCACTAAAGGTGTTCGATCGAAGTTTCACAAGATTATATATAAAATATACTTTGGTGGAGAAAATATCAACGAAGCCATTCACACATCAGATAAACTCAGCCGAGATGGAACTGCGAGTTTACTCGACTATGCTGTCGAAGGTATTGATCACTCATCTGGATTCCAAGCTGCACTCGATAATACAATAAGATTGATCAAATTATCGAGCCATAATAAACATCTCCCATTTGTTGTGATTAAGCCTTCTTCAATTGGTTCTAGTCTGATTTATCAAAAGATATCTCAACAGCAATGCCTTTCGACAAGTGAAATCAATGACTGGAACCAAATCAAGCAACGTTATGAAGATATCTTTCAATTTGCATCTCAACATCATGTAAAAGTTATGGTCGATGCGGAACAGTCCTGGATTCAACCCGCTGTAGATGAACTGGTCATCCAATCGATGAAGCGATACAACACCACCCAAACCGTGATTTATTTAACGATCCAATGCTACCTTAAGGATAAACTGACATTTCTCCAGCATTGCTATCAAGAATCTATTCAACATCACTTCAAAGCAGGGATTAAATTAGTTCGGGGAGCCTATTTGGAAGATGAGCGAAGACATTGTACGGATATAACTGAGTTTCCTATTTTTTCAACGAAGGAAGAAACGGATAATAATTATTCATCTGCTATTGAATTTATTGCCAATAATATTAAAAACTTTTCTCCTTTCTTTGCGACACATAATAATGAAAGTATTGATAAAATAGTCCAATACTCTGTACTCTCTCATGCTTGGTCTGGTCAACTTTATGGGCTTTCTGATCATTTAACTCTTCGTCTTCAACAATATGGATTTAAAACAAGTAAATATGTTCCCTATGGCCCGATGGAAAGCTCCCTTCCCTATCTACTGCGGCGAATTGAAGAGAATTCAATTTCTACACAATCTTTTATTGAAGAGCAAGAAACGATTAGAAAAGAGATTAAAAACAGGTTATTTCATAGAAAACCGCCTTCAAAATTAGATCAATTAGATAACAAGAGATAG
- a CDS encoding 2Fe-2S iron-sulfur cluster-binding protein: MENNKCIINQRTVEFPLDKKNSILDAALKHGIDLHYNCRAGFCGRCKVLLKKGQIDMDHSGGISRIEIKENYILACCSTPLTPIEIEVIS, encoded by the coding sequence ATGGAAAATAATAAATGTATCATCAACCAAAGAACGGTTGAGTTTCCTCTTGATAAGAAAAATTCAATATTAGATGCCGCATTGAAACATGGCATTGACTTACATTATAATTGCCGGGCAGGGTTTTGTGGCCGATGTAAAGTATTATTAAAAAAAGGTCAAATCGACATGGACCACTCTGGTGGTATTTCTCGAATAGAAATAAAAGAAAACTATATTTTAGCTTGTTGTTCCACGCCCCTGACCCCAATTGAAATCGAGGTTATTAGTTAA
- a CDS encoding formylglycine-generating enzyme family protein — translation MRYFVFLCIYFINFSVFSSTDNIPKVKESLVQAGDYYVGDVFGQQPYEKHTNVTIKSFYIMQNEVTRSLFDQVKNWAIQNDLMKGAIIKEKNKDESNIATANVSWWDAIIFSNMISRYYDLSPYYLDKSNHPIFERPKDGIVTVDDSASGYRLPSIFEWQIAARGGQEALKNQTYGTLFAGSDQKDTVGWFPTDDLSQQEMPYLVGQKKPNELNLFDMSGNVAEWTGEVFNLDGNNILYFYCGGSFIISDGSLANCDIHSRGHKRPDLGFRLVRYASQP, via the coding sequence ATGCGTTACTTTGTATTTTTATGTATTTATTTTATCAATTTTTCTGTCTTTTCATCGACTGATAATATACCTAAAGTAAAAGAATCACTTGTTCAGGCAGGAGACTATTACGTGGGTGACGTTTTTGGTCAACAGCCGTATGAAAAACACACAAATGTGACGATAAAGTCTTTCTATATCATGCAAAATGAAGTAACACGATCATTGTTTGACCAAGTCAAAAACTGGGCAATCCAAAATGATTTAATGAAGGGTGCTATCATTAAAGAAAAAAATAAAGATGAGTCAAATATAGCTACAGCGAATGTATCATGGTGGGATGCCATTATTTTCTCAAATATGATCAGTCGGTATTATGATCTATCTCCTTATTATTTAGACAAGTCAAATCATCCTATTTTTGAACGCCCCAAAGATGGGATCGTCACAGTCGATGACTCAGCTTCCGGCTATCGTCTTCCCAGTATTTTTGAGTGGCAAATTGCAGCGCGAGGTGGACAAGAAGCATTAAAAAATCAGACGTATGGAACATTGTTTGCCGGTTCAGATCAGAAAGATACGGTGGGTTGGTTTCCAACTGATGATTTATCACAGCAAGAAATGCCTTATCTTGTCGGACAGAAAAAACCGAATGAACTCAATCTATTCGATATGTCTGGTAATGTCGCTGAATGGACTGGGGAAGTCTTTAATCTCGATGGCAACAACATCCTTTACTTCTACTGTGGTGGGAGTTTTATCATCAGTGATGGCTCTCTGGCGAATTGTGATATCCATTCCCGCGGTCATAAAAGACCTGACTTGGGTTTTCGATTGGTGAGATATGCCTCGCAGCCTTAA
- a CDS encoding DMT family transporter codes for MNHAYKYYIGVLIAVILWGSNFVVIKIALQQVDTLALLSIRFVLSTIILGGVCLFRQQATPPLSLRNYVFLFFLGILGIAGFNLGLFYGLNDTSPIHASLIVSLSPLMTLFIASRFNIERVNLSHIIALLLCMIGVVLVIGSPLDDSQFMIKGDLIIFAGTLSWSVYTIFSTKIKSQLEPLQLTFLVMLFGSICIVLLSSFQLNLFSVLTEINTQTWGLILYMAIFTTCIPHILWVHSVRKIGPTESSLFFNLIPVFATIFTIFTGFIPDQYQIIGIIISFAGLALPTLYTYLINRSHLVTKKEAINK; via the coding sequence TTGAATCATGCCTACAAATATTATATTGGCGTACTGATTGCTGTCATCCTATGGGGAAGCAATTTTGTAGTGATAAAAATCGCACTGCAGCAGGTGGATACGTTAGCACTACTCTCGATTCGTTTCGTGTTGAGCACCATCATTCTCGGAGGCGTCTGTCTTTTTAGACAGCAAGCAACACCACCACTGTCATTGAGAAACTATGTTTTCCTTTTTTTCCTGGGGATACTCGGAATCGCGGGGTTTAATCTGGGACTTTTTTACGGACTCAACGACACATCACCTATTCATGCGTCGCTGATTGTATCTCTTTCTCCTTTGATGACCTTATTTATTGCCAGTCGTTTTAATATAGAGCGAGTTAATCTGTCTCACATTATCGCCCTTTTACTCTGTATGATTGGCGTTGTTTTAGTGATTGGTTCACCACTGGATGATAGTCAATTTATGATTAAGGGCGATTTGATTATTTTTGCAGGCACACTGTCGTGGAGTGTCTATACCATTTTTTCAACGAAAATAAAATCTCAACTAGAACCACTTCAGTTAACATTTCTTGTGATGCTCTTTGGTTCAATTTGTATTGTCTTGCTGAGCTCATTTCAGCTGAATTTGTTCAGTGTATTGACAGAAATAAACACTCAGACTTGGGGACTCATTCTATATATGGCGATATTCACAACCTGTATTCCTCACATCTTATGGGTTCACTCCGTAAGAAAAATCGGGCCAACTGAGTCCTCTTTGTTTTTCAACTTAATTCCAGTCTTCGCCACTATATTTACAATTTTTACCGGTTTCATCCCTGATCAATACCAAATCATCGGTATTATCATCTCGTTTGCAGGATTAGCGCTCCCGACCCTATACACCTATCTCATCAATCGCTCTCATTTGGTAACCAAAAAAGAGGCGATCAACAAATGA
- a CDS encoding carbapenem self-resistance protein CarG family protein, which yields MRYLYLFVLLLHPFYAYPAATFFELNSGLNHLDLNSDGILDAVFYSRFDNNTSHPDPTLSVYIKNNDATYSIVPTPAGDRFTLFGINVSVSNVLVRSFGFIKTSKKVYLIVAVKSGDSPHLKQQFKFKIYQIEKNLEHPGIPLYGWTQTSEKVSQHQYMSADVAIRECPQTCFE from the coding sequence ATGAGATATTTATATTTATTCGTCCTGTTATTACACCCTTTTTATGCTTACCCTGCGGCGACCTTTTTCGAACTCAATAGTGGCTTGAATCATTTAGACTTAAACTCAGACGGCATTCTTGATGCTGTTTTTTATTCGCGGTTTGATAACAACACATCTCATCCGGACCCGACGCTTTCGGTTTATATCAAAAATAACGATGCAACCTACTCGATTGTACCGACACCAGCAGGTGACCGATTTACGCTATTTGGTATTAATGTCTCTGTTTCAAATGTCTTGGTGAGAAGTTTTGGCTTTATCAAAACGTCAAAGAAGGTCTATCTGATTGTTGCTGTTAAATCCGGGGACTCGCCTCACTTAAAGCAACAGTTCAAATTCAAAATTTATCAAATAGAGAAAAACCTAGAGCACCCAGGCATTCCTCTATACGGCTGGACTCAAACATCGGAAAAAGTCAGTCAACATCAATATATGTCAGCAGATGTCGCAATCCGTGAATGCCCCCAAACATGTTTTGAGTAA
- a CDS encoding ROK family transcriptional regulator: MPTPPSITTRLLRLIVEHASISQSDLKVRSSLSMSAVSQATNKLLNKGIIRELGLRKVSMGRPKTLLGINPDFTCVIGVQLNTERNLIVMTDLAGTLIGEQQISIGKLTPKQLGDALAKFMKSTASHRHIGAIGLAISGVVDPDSGRCLRSFLLDWNNVDIASQLTERFSIPVFIENDANALALASVVFGQIGQSSSAILATFGQGIGAGIIINRQLYRGRHGNAGEIGNGLLGDGSEKELESVASSRAILQYLLNHDPDIDKRNPPRTLQELELNPSPMAIETLTNAGHHLGVSLANLSIAFDPDIVYLTTEPQTVSRILFDQVLQSFQKYRLRVTPQVTPLHFLTESRMWAQGAAGFAVNRLLDMLASEIDNEKQVN; encoded by the coding sequence ATGCCGACACCACCGTCCATCACTACTCGTTTACTTCGTTTGATTGTTGAACATGCTTCAATCAGTCAGTCAGATTTAAAAGTGCGTAGTTCACTGAGTATGTCAGCTGTTTCCCAAGCGACGAATAAGCTATTGAACAAAGGCATTATTCGTGAGTTAGGATTACGTAAGGTCTCAATGGGGAGACCGAAAACGCTGTTGGGTATCAACCCCGATTTTACATGTGTGATTGGTGTTCAGCTTAATACAGAGCGTAATCTTATTGTGATGACTGACTTGGCCGGTACTTTGATTGGTGAGCAACAGATTTCAATAGGCAAGTTAACACCAAAGCAGCTTGGTGACGCGTTAGCTAAATTTATGAAATCGACTGCGTCACATAGACATATCGGTGCCATTGGCCTGGCTATATCAGGGGTTGTCGATCCTGATTCTGGCCGCTGTTTACGTTCATTTTTGCTTGATTGGAATAATGTCGATATTGCTTCGCAGTTGACTGAGCGTTTTTCGATTCCGGTATTTATTGAAAATGATGCCAATGCATTAGCGCTGGCTTCGGTCGTATTTGGCCAAATTGGGCAGTCCTCATCAGCAATTCTTGCCACTTTTGGTCAAGGCATCGGCGCGGGGATTATTATTAATCGCCAGTTGTATCGTGGTCGTCATGGTAATGCCGGTGAAATAGGAAATGGGTTGTTGGGCGATGGTTCTGAAAAAGAATTAGAAAGCGTGGCCTCGTCGCGGGCAATTTTGCAGTATTTGTTGAATCATGACCCAGATATTGATAAGCGAAATCCGCCACGTACTTTACAAGAGCTAGAGCTTAACCCGAGCCCGATGGCGATTGAAACTCTGACGAATGCAGGGCATCACCTCGGTGTGTCTTTGGCTAATTTATCCATTGCCTTTGACCCGGATATTGTTTATTTGACCACAGAGCCTCAAACGGTATCGCGTATTTTATTTGATCAAGTGCTTCAGAGCTTTCAAAAATACCGACTGCGTGTCACGCCTCAGGTGACGCCGCTTCATTTTCTCACTGAATCACGGATGTGGGCACAAGGTGCCGCCGGTTTTGCAGTTAATCGATTGTTGGATATGTTAGCTAGTGAGATAGATAATGAAAAACAGGTGAACTGA